The sequence AGCAGGTTGAACTTGCGGAAAATAAATGGGTGCAGCGGCTCTACCCGGTTGGCCAGGATACTCCTGTGGCCTGAATCCACCGGACTGGGACTCCGCGCTCGTTTTCAGGAGAGCGAGCTCCCTGAAATCACTGGCCTGGCGCGGATGCGAAGCACACCATTCCTGGAAATATTCAACCGGCCCGGGGAGAACCTACGGTATGTAGCTTCTCCGGATAATCAGGGTTGTCTCTATACCACCCTAATATGGTAGCCTCATCGGGCTGATTCTCCTCAGGACCGCCAGCCGCTATCCGTGATTAGCAAGCCATTCTATGCGCACGTTAAAGTCCGGCTTGATTTTGTTGAACTCGGGATCGCCCGTAACCAGGGTGGCATCTTTAAGCTGTGAGAGGGCAGCAGCAAAACAGTCAGCATAAGCTATAGGATAATCCGTTTTCAGGTGGGCAGCGGCCAGGGTAAGGGGCCGGTCTACATTCACAATCTCGATAGGTAACTCGTCAATCCGGCCCAAAGTCTCCTGGGCTTTAGGGAGACCCCTTTCACGCTCTACTATGTACATAACCTCACCCATGTTAACCACACACATGCAAAGATGGCACTTCCTATCTTTCGCAGCTTCAAGAAGCTCCCTGATGCGGTCACTTCCAGGTTCTGCCTCCAGATAGGCAAGAAGAGCATAGCTGTCAAGAACGTATTCACCGGACTGGGGCAAGCTATTTACCGCGTTCTGCATCTTGCCGCCTTGATTTTACCAGCTCTTTGATCAGGGACGTCTTCCCTTTCAGCATACCCAGCGAGTCTTTAATCGGAGTCTCAACAGCCGGCACGATAGAAATAACTCCACCATAGTCAATGACGTGCACTCTATCGCCTTTCTTCAGGCCATAGCGCCTCCGCAAGTCCTGAGGTATCACAACCCATCCCTTTTCTGAAAGCGTTGACGTATTCATCACGTTCTCCCTATATATCCTTTCTAGAATATAGTATATACCATATCAACAGAAATATCTACTAATAATGGAGGTGTCAAGGCTGCCATACGTTTTTCGTCTTTTAATCGCCGCCGGAGGGAAGGGGGTGAGAATTTAGCTAATGCTTGAAATATCTCAAAAGCGCTTTTTGTGTGATGATGAAGCTGTAAACACGTTTTTGAACGTGAGCACCTTAAAAACTGAATAGCCCAAAGCCTGAACCTGAACGCTTGCGCCCCGCTAGGCAAATAAGCTCAAAGGGGGTCAAGCGATGATAACAGTAGCACCAGCAGCACCAAACGGCGATAACGGCAATCATCAAGGGCATTGTAGCCGTTGCGGTAAGGTCTGGACACTAAAAGAGAGGCAGGGCGTTTGTCAGTGGTGCAATAGCCCGCAAGCTGTCAAAGCTCCACTTCAAAGCCCCGCCATTTCAAGTCTAGGTCAAACGGAAGGCGAAAGCAACCGAATGGTAACGGTAACGGCTATGACCACTTACAGGGCGAATGGCTGACCTATTATTTATAAGGTAGCTTCCCGATTTGCTCACAAGGCAAAGGCAGAGGACACACAGGACTTACTTCACGATATTATACTCACCCTTGCCAATGTGGAGCGGAATAACGGACACAAGCCGTTTACCGAAGCTGCCATGTATCGGATAGCCAGCCGAGTCAAAGACCAGTATTGGCGAAACTACTACAAGCTCACTAACGGCTTAACCTGTGGTAACTGTAGCAAGGCACAACGGCGGAAGTGTAAAGAGGAATGGCTATACGGAGAATGTCCGAAAGCAGTCAAGCTGGAAAGCCTGAATAAGCCTGTCATAGACAGTGAAGGCAATACAACCGAATTGGGAGAGCTGATAGCCGATGACAGGGCGATTGACTTGACGCCTGGGTTAGCAGTAGCACATGGGATTGGCTATCCGAAACGCCTAGTGGCAATAGCTCATAGTCTGAAAGCAGGGATACCGCTTACCGATAGGGATAGAGACTACTTGAGACGGCATAGGCAAAAAGAGCAAAAAAAGTTCTTTTAGACCTCACGAAATGAGGCACTTTCCGCAACATATATAGTGGCAGCAGGCTAGCGTATCGCAGTTAGACGGAAAGCTGACTACCAGAGCTAATAATAGAAGTTGTGGAAATTGATGACGCAGGGATAAAGAAAGGCGTATCCTTCCAGTAAGAGAAAAAATCCGAATAAAGAATGGAGGGACACGCCTTGGCAACATCATACCAGAAAAAGAGAAAAGAGGGGCAGAGGGACGAAGTACAGGATGCTCTGGAGGCATGTGTGCAGAAGGGAGCACAGGAGATGCTGGTGGCAGCGCTGGAAGAGGAGGTTGCCGTCTTCCTGGAAAGGCTCCGCTACCAGTGCAGCAAACAGTTTCGCGGATACCGGAACGGTTACCATCCACCGCGGGAGATAACGGTAGGGCTGGGGCCGATTGAGGTACGAGTGCCCAGGGTTAGCCGATGTACCTCCTGAGGTAGCGCCGCAGGGCTTCCAGTCACAGATAGTGAAACGTTATGAGCGGGCCTCAGAAACTACGAAGAGATTATTTACCAAGCTTTACCTGGAAGGGCTGGCCACAGGGGACTTCGAGCCGGTATTCCGGGAGCTGGTGGGAGAGACGACAGCGCTATCACCCAATGCAATTGTGAGGCTCAAAGAACGCTGGAAAGGAATACGAGGCCTGGCGCGAAAGCGGCCATTATGGGGACACCG comes from Dehalococcoidales bacterium and encodes:
- a CDS encoding type II toxin-antitoxin system VapC family toxin, translated to MQNAVNSLPQSGEYVLDSYALLAYLEAEPGSDRIRELLEAAKDRKCHLCMCVVNMGEVMYIVERERGLPKAQETLGRIDELPIEIVNVDRPLTLAAAHLKTDYPIAYADCFAAALSQLKDATLVTGDPEFNKIKPDFNVRIEWLANHG
- a CDS encoding AbrB/MazE/SpoVT family DNA-binding domain-containing protein, translated to MNTSTLSEKGWVVIPQDLRRRYGLKKGDRVHVIDYGGVISIVPAVETPIKDSLGMLKGKTSLIKELVKSRRQDAERGK
- a CDS encoding transposase; its protein translation is MRYECPGLADVPPEVAPQGFQSQIVKRYERASETTKRLFTKLYLEGLATGDFEPVFRELVGETTALSPNAIVRLKERWKGIRGLARKRPLWGHRYAYTWEDGVYLGAVLEKEKTALLCVVGAREDEEKELLFMDPGYRESPE